One segment of Macrotis lagotis isolate mMagLag1 chromosome 1, bilby.v1.9.chrom.fasta, whole genome shotgun sequence DNA contains the following:
- the LOC141507953 gene encoding protein POLR1D-like yields MGPMGWMKCPLAGTNKRFLLNTIKNTLPSQKEQDQEQKEDNKEPEPSQNRKEENPKKHRTHPYKHHFQSRRRVSYSPPRKRNTQEKYEKQSNKR; encoded by the coding sequence GATGAAGTGTCCTCTTGCTGGAACAAATAAAAGATTTCTGCTTAATACAATTAAGAACACATTACCTTCTCAGAAGGAACAAGACCAGGAGCAGAAGGAAGACAATAAGGAACCTGAGCCAAGTCAGAACcggaaagaagaaaacccaaaGAAACACAGAACTCATCCGTACAAACACCATTTCCAGTCTCGGAGAAGAGTTAGTTATTCTCCTCCAAGGAAGCGGAACACCCAGGAAAAGTATGAAAAGCAATCTAACAAACGATGA